The following proteins are co-located in the Halarcobacter sp. genome:
- the clpA gene encoding ATP-dependent Clp protease ATP-binding subunit ClpA, producing MISKELRNIFAQAVSYAKKSRHEYLTIEHIFLMLIHDEVIDNLLNDLGLDKSKIFNEIKKHIEENTPVFPENIEDEPIETITLTSTIENMVAHTQSSGKRNAGVEDMFVAILKDEKSYATFVLKSAGVERVDILEEISHNEDSEEFDENGLKDDSKDNKVLDKNSIELVALAQKGEIDPVIGRTLEVSRVVQILSRRKKNNPILVGEPGVGKTAIAEGLALEIANKRVPEFLENAKVYSLDMGSMLAGTKYRGDFEKKLKALLKEIVKIPNAILFIDEIHTIVGAGSVSGSSMDASNILKPMLANGKLRCIGATTFSEFRNDFSKDKALSRRFAKVDINEPSLEDTVTILEGIKSKYEDFHNVKYSKSAIEMAVELSKKYINDRFLPDSAIDVIDEVGASKKIEYSTVNKKNISITQKDIEDTVAKMAHIPSKATTRSDISLLKNLEKRMQKRVFGQDSAISTIVQSIKRNKAGLNIDKKPIGSFLFTGPTGVGKTEVAKELSTQLGIHFERFDMSEYMEPHTISRLIGAPAGYVGFENGGLLTEAIRKHPHCVLLLDEVEKAHPDLMSILLQVMDNAELTDNSGNKADFQNVILIMTSNLGAAEANVMGFAKDDSLNENKAVNKFFAPEFRNRLDAMVSFTSLSMDIVAKVAGKFVEDLEKQLENKKIKITISAKAKKELAELGYDKAMGARPLSRVISDKIKNVLTDEILFGKLKKGGNVKIDFVKDEFKFTYTPLDK from the coding sequence ATGATTAGTAAAGAGTTAAGAAATATATTTGCGCAAGCTGTAAGCTATGCAAAGAAAAGTAGGCATGAATATTTAACAATTGAACATATTTTTTTAATGCTTATTCATGATGAAGTTATTGATAATCTTTTAAATGACTTAGGTTTAGATAAGAGTAAAATCTTTAATGAGATAAAAAAACATATTGAAGAGAATACTCCTGTTTTCCCTGAAAATATAGAAGATGAACCTATTGAAACAATTACACTAACATCTACTATTGAAAATATGGTAGCACATACCCAAAGTAGTGGAAAAAGAAATGCTGGTGTAGAAGATATGTTTGTAGCTATCTTAAAAGATGAAAAATCTTATGCTACCTTCGTTTTAAAATCAGCAGGGGTGGAGAGAGTTGATATCTTAGAAGAGATTTCTCATAATGAAGATTCTGAAGAGTTTGATGAAAATGGATTAAAAGATGATTCAAAAGATAATAAAGTCTTAGACAAAAACTCAATAGAACTAGTGGCTCTTGCACAAAAAGGTGAAATTGATCCTGTAATTGGCAGAACATTAGAAGTTAGTAGAGTTGTACAGATTTTAAGTAGAAGAAAGAAAAACAATCCAATATTAGTTGGGGAACCAGGGGTAGGAAAAACAGCAATAGCAGAAGGTTTGGCTTTAGAGATTGCAAATAAAAGAGTTCCTGAGTTTTTAGAAAATGCAAAAGTATACTCACTAGATATGGGTTCAATGCTTGCTGGAACTAAATATAGAGGTGATTTTGAGAAAAAATTAAAAGCACTTCTAAAAGAGATTGTAAAAATTCCTAATGCAATTTTATTTATTGATGAGATTCATACAATAGTTGGAGCTGGAAGTGTAAGTGGAAGCTCTATGGATGCTTCTAATATCTTAAAACCAATGTTAGCAAATGGAAAATTAAGATGTATAGGTGCTACTACTTTTAGTGAGTTTAGAAACGATTTTTCAAAAGACAAAGCCTTAAGCAGAAGATTTGCAAAAGTTGATATTAATGAACCATCATTGGAAGATACTGTAACTATATTAGAGGGGATAAAATCTAAATACGAAGATTTTCACAATGTAAAATATAGTAAAAGTGCAATTGAAATGGCAGTTGAACTTAGTAAAAAATATATTAATGATAGATTTTTACCTGATAGTGCTATTGATGTTATTGATGAGGTTGGAGCTAGTAAAAAGATTGAATACTCAACAGTAAATAAAAAGAATATCTCAATTACTCAAAAAGATATTGAAGATACTGTTGCAAAAATGGCACATATCCCATCTAAAGCAACTACTAGATCAGATATTAGTTTATTAAAAAATCTTGAAAAAAGAATGCAAAAAAGAGTATTTGGACAAGATAGTGCTATCTCAACTATTGTTCAATCAATTAAAAGAAATAAAGCTGGACTTAATATTGATAAAAAACCAATTGGAAGTTTCCTTTTTACTGGACCAACTGGTGTAGGTAAAACAGAAGTTGCAAAAGAGCTATCTACTCAATTGGGTATCCATTTTGAGAGATTTGATATGAGTGAATATATGGAACCCCATACAATATCAAGACTTATTGGCGCACCTGCTGGATATGTTGGTTTTGAAAATGGTGGATTATTAACTGAAGCTATTAGAAAACATCCACATTGTGTTTTACTTCTTGATGAGGTAGAAAAAGCACATCCGGATTTAATGTCGATTCTTTTACAAGTTATGGATAATGCAGAATTAACAGATAATAGTGGTAATAAAGCTGATTTTCAAAATGTCATTTTAATTATGACATCAAATTTAGGTGCAGCGGAAGCAAATGTTATGGGGTTTGCAAAAGATGATTCATTAAATGAAAATAAAGCAGTAAATAAATTCTTTGCGCCAGAGTTTAGAAATAGACTAGATGCAATGGTAAGCTTTACTTCACTATCTATGGATATTGTTGCAAAAGTTGCTGGTAAGTTTGTAGAAGACTTAGAAAAACAACTTGAAAATAAAAAAATAAAAATTACAATATCTGCTAAAGCTAAAAAAGAGCTTGCAGAACTTGGTTACGACAAGGCAATGGGTGCAAGACCTCTATCTAGGGTTATTTCTGATAAAATTAAAAATGTATTAACAGATGAAATTTTATTTGGAAAACTTAAAAAAGGTGGGAATGTTAAGATTGATTTTGTTAAAGATGAGTTTAAATTTACTTATACACCGTTAGATAAGTAA
- the clpS gene encoding ATP-dependent Clp protease adapter ClpS, whose protein sequence is MANELEIELDNDLEVEEPKKYKVFLLNDDYSTMDFVIDVLTRVFRKNIDQATKIMLNIHNNGKDVCGIYTHEIASTKVAQVKTLAREKGFPLKAIMEEE, encoded by the coding sequence GTGGCAAACGAATTAGAAATTGAACTTGATAATGATTTGGAAGTGGAAGAACCAAAGAAATATAAAGTATTTTTGTTAAATGATGATTATTCAACAATGGATTTTGTAATAGATGTTTTAACTAGAGTTTTTAGAAAAAATATTGACCAAGCAACAAAGATCATGTTAAATATTCACAATAATGGAAAAGATGTTTGTGGAATATATACTCATGAGATTGCATCAACAAAAGTTGCTCAAGTGAAAACTTTGGCTAGAGAAAAGGGTTTCCCTTTAAAAGCGATAATGGAAGAAGAGTAA
- the bioD gene encoding dethiobiotin synthase → MNRVFITATNTDVGKTYASEQILKYYANKGLKVGYFKPCETGVIKEPLDGSKMLNLVKKLNPKFKATIEDVVPYQFKLPAAPYVAKEDQNIDLEFLKDKINYLETMCDFLVIEGAGGLKVPIKKDLFMVDLINIFEAKAILIAPSKLGCINDILLSIECLKGKNIDFDWYINLFQDKDSYKEVSKPFLEDYFGKLNYLHELD, encoded by the coding sequence ATGAACAGAGTATTTATTACTGCAACTAACACGGATGTGGGAAAAACCTATGCCAGTGAACAAATATTAAAGTATTATGCAAACAAAGGTTTAAAAGTTGGATACTTTAAACCGTGTGAAACAGGTGTAATAAAAGAGCCACTTGATGGTTCAAAAATGTTAAATCTTGTAAAAAAACTTAATCCTAAATTTAAAGCAACAATTGAAGATGTTGTTCCTTATCAATTTAAATTACCTGCTGCACCATATGTTGCAAAAGAGGATCAAAATATTGATTTGGAATTTTTAAAAGATAAAATAAACTATTTAGAGACCATGTGTGATTTTTTAGTTATTGAAGGGGCGGGAGGTTTAAAAGTACCTATTAAAAAAGATTTATTTATGGTAGATTTAATAAATATTTTTGAAGCAAAAGCTATATTAATAGCTCCTTCTAAACTTGGATGTATAAATGATATTTTATTATCAATTGAGTGTTTAAAAGGGAAAAATATTGATTTTGATTGGTATATAAATCTTTTTCAAGATAAAGATAGCTATAAGGAAGTTTCAAAACCTTTTTTAGAAGATTATTTTGGAAAACTTAACTATCTTCATGAGTTGGATTAA
- a CDS encoding MFS transporter — MNYRELLTKYPVIRKLSLLQLIAYFGAWFSNVAIYTMAVNFGSTAFAISLITAMHLIPAILIAPLSGSIIDRFKIKSLMLTLLCIELLMTLLFLTIDSKDDLWILMILIFIRMGSSSMFFSTEMSLLPKLISGKALQKANEIHSIIWSFTYSAGMAVSGVVVNYLGIKTAIIIDAFFFVAAIILFLNIEFKVEIIHTNEKIRTMIKDGFLYLKNNKIVLHLLFLHSSVGLTSFDTLVTLLAKNEYKYVIAVPLSIGITNAVRAFALMIGPFFITNRINKDSLTYIFVFQGFAIILWSFLQFNFYLALISLFFTGFVTTTIWSYTYALIQEKVEHKYLGRVISYNDMIFMISNVSTTFFIGVAAGFFSLQLITFILGLGFFAFAIYYKWLKTYL; from the coding sequence TTGAATTATCGTGAATTATTAACTAAATATCCTGTTATTAGAAAACTATCATTATTGCAACTTATAGCATATTTTGGTGCATGGTTTTCTAATGTAGCAATTTATACAATGGCGGTAAACTTTGGTTCTACAGCCTTTGCTATATCTTTAATTACAGCAATGCATCTAATACCTGCTATTTTAATTGCACCCTTGTCTGGTTCAATAATTGATAGGTTCAAAATAAAGTCCTTGATGTTGACACTTCTTTGTATAGAACTTCTTATGACACTTCTTTTTTTGACAATTGATAGTAAAGATGACTTATGGATTTTAATGATTTTAATATTTATAAGAATGGGAAGCTCCTCTATGTTCTTTTCAACAGAGATGTCTTTATTGCCCAAACTTATTAGTGGTAAAGCTTTACAAAAAGCAAATGAGATACATTCTATAATCTGGTCTTTTACCTATTCAGCAGGAATGGCTGTTAGTGGAGTTGTAGTAAATTATTTAGGAATTAAAACTGCAATAATTATTGATGCTTTCTTTTTTGTTGCAGCAATTATTTTATTTTTAAATATTGAGTTTAAAGTTGAAATAATTCATACAAATGAAAAAATACGCACAATGATAAAAGATGGTTTTTTATATTTGAAAAATAATAAAATTGTTTTACATCTTTTATTTTTACATTCAAGTGTAGGATTAACCTCTTTTGATACACTAGTTACCCTTCTAGCTAAAAATGAATATAAATATGTAATAGCAGTACCATTGTCAATTGGTATAACAAATGCTGTACGTGCTTTTGCTTTAATGATTGGTCCTTTTTTTATCACAAATAGAATAAATAAAGATAGTTTAACTTATATATTTGTATTTCAAGGGTTTGCAATTATTCTTTGGAGTTTTCTTCAGTTTAATTTTTATCTTGCCTTAATCTCTTTATTTTTTACAGGATTTGTTACTACAACAATATGGTCATATACATATGCTTTAATTCAAGAAAAAGTTGAACATAAATATTTAGGAAGGGTAATATCTTATAATGACATGATATTTATGATTTCTAATGTCTCTACAACCTTCTTTATAGGTGTGGCAGCAGGATTCTTTTCTTTACAATTAATTACATTTATTTTAGGTTTGGGATTTTTCGCTTTTGCTATTTATTATAAGTGGTTAAAAACCTATTTATAA
- a CDS encoding molybdopterin-dependent oxidoreductase, with protein sequence MNSNNKIACPLDCFDTCEAVLIDGKIKGNKEHPTTKSKLCVNFANLLREDFLEDAYIGKKKVSLDEALQEFTSKLKDIKPEDTLYYKGAGNLGVMQNSPKIFFNNFGSILTKGSLCEGAGEEGITLGRGKNVNPPIEKLINSDVIIAWGRNYTITSPHMYELTKDKIFITIDPVATPIAKKSELHLQINPKTDHELALLLTRFAYMEDMEDKEFIEQSNGADWFFDLAKSRPLVSYEQTTGVSLQDITKFFEIIKGKSVSIMLGIGIQKYYEGTNITRAIDSFAGYIGLHNKTAGGVWYLSDSAYSYESKFSVKGKKYIPLPEVDFSKYKLVFIQGANPVVSAPNTKRVIEGLKNTFVVFFGTTFNDTCEYADIIIPSTNFKAKKDVRLSYGHEYKAISYDLEKKQNNSISEYEFTAYMNKQFGFDGLVDLNETFEYYKNKEFVDDSKIENFEFLEELEVENLYERKEEDEYYLLFRKRKNNLNSQFKEDNFLYINPDCEFEENQNVIAKSSYGESSFIIKFDEDIKKGSIVLFAGNKKANYLTNHKSDELASSAMFQEVLIKLELS encoded by the coding sequence TTGAATTCAAATAACAAAATAGCCTGTCCACTTGACTGCTTTGACACTTGTGAAGCAGTCTTAATTGATGGAAAAATAAAAGGAAATAAAGAACATCCTACTACAAAATCCAAACTTTGTGTTAATTTTGCAAATCTATTAAGAGAGGATTTTTTAGAAGATGCTTATATTGGCAAAAAAAAAGTATCTTTAGATGAAGCTTTGCAAGAGTTTACTTCAAAATTAAAAGATATAAAGCCTGAAGATACTTTATACTATAAAGGTGCTGGAAATTTAGGAGTTATGCAAAACTCTCCTAAAATATTTTTTAACAATTTTGGCTCAATACTTACTAAAGGTAGTCTTTGTGAGGGTGCAGGGGAAGAGGGTATAACTCTTGGAAGAGGGAAAAATGTCAACCCTCCAATTGAAAAATTGATAAACTCTGATGTAATTATAGCATGGGGACGAAACTATACAATTACAAGTCCACATATGTATGAACTTACAAAAGATAAGATATTTATAACTATTGACCCTGTAGCAACGCCAATTGCAAAAAAATCCGAACTACATTTACAAATAAATCCAAAAACTGACCATGAACTAGCTTTATTGCTAACAAGATTTGCATATATGGAAGATATGGAAGATAAAGAGTTTATAGAACAATCAAATGGTGCTGATTGGTTTTTTGATTTAGCCAAAAGTAGACCCTTAGTTTCATATGAACAAACAACAGGAGTATCTCTTCAGGATATTACAAAATTTTTTGAAATTATTAAAGGTAAATCTGTATCAATTATGCTAGGTATAGGTATTCAAAAATATTATGAGGGTACAAATATAACAAGAGCCATTGACTCTTTTGCAGGATATATTGGATTACATAATAAAACTGCTGGTGGAGTTTGGTATTTAAGTGATTCTGCATATTCCTATGAATCAAAATTTAGTGTAAAAGGAAAAAAATATATTCCCTTACCTGAAGTTGATTTTTCAAAATATAAATTGGTGTTTATCCAAGGAGCAAATCCAGTTGTAAGTGCACCAAATACAAAAAGAGTAATAGAGGGATTAAAAAATACTTTTGTAGTCTTTTTTGGCACAACTTTTAATGATACTTGTGAATATGCAGATATTATAATACCTTCTACTAATTTTAAAGCAAAAAAAGATGTAAGACTTTCATATGGGCATGAATATAAAGCTATATCTTATGATTTAGAAAAGAAACAAAATAATAGTATAAGTGAATATGAGTTTACAGCGTATATGAATAAACAATTTGGTTTTGATGGTTTAGTTGATCTTAATGAAACTTTTGAATATTACAAAAATAAAGAGTTTGTTGATGATTCAAAAATAGAAAACTTTGAGTTTTTAGAAGAGCTTGAAGTGGAAAATCTTTATGAAAGAAAAGAAGAAGATGAATACTATCTACTTTTTAGAAAAAGAAAGAATAATCTAAACTCACAATTTAAAGAGGATAATTTTTTATATATAAATCCAGATTGTGAATTTGAAGAGAATCAAAATGTAATTGCAAAATCTTCTTATGGTGAATCCTCTTTTATTATAAAATTTGATGAAGATATAAAAAAAGGTTCTATTGTACTTTTTGCAGGAAATAAAAAAGCAAACTATTTAACCAATCATAAAAGTGATGAATTAGCTTCCTCTGCCATGTTTCAAGAGGTATTAATAAAACTTGAATTATCGTGA
- a CDS encoding BatD family protein, translating to MKPIKYILFFLILSINVFASVNLKAPDSFIKGEPYYFDIEVSGSSIKFPKIEKIDNYIVESQGTSKSLQIINGDYNEKLTKRFKIVPSDDFTIPKFKFIIDDKEVYTEEKTVSLRTVNKTNSTNFDLTLIPSKDELYVGEDLVVKLIFKYKRDLQITNLGFEKPHFENFWYKRIENKNDRYEQNGYIVQELDFLLFPQKNGELTVGPLRVDAQMMQSNSSTPFGFFSSVPKVEKIYSNKLSFNVKKLPENTSLIGDFNISASVNKIDIKQGESVSLKLEISGVGNFDDIEDIKLDIPNATVYDNKPDVKTKYSDLGYEGTYTKVFSIIPESSITIPNIKLKYFDKKNKKIVEKSTQEFNIKVEKAEKKQKVILEKPKETKELTKEKVVIKENISTEEKIKYFIFGIIATLLILGLYKLVTLQGKEKVSKETPLNKLIKSSKDKNELIKVLIPYLKIDSTLDRLIFECESEKEFKILKKEILTRIKEIKL from the coding sequence ATGAAACCAATTAAGTATATTTTATTTTTTTTAATTTTAAGTATAAATGTATTTGCAAGTGTTAATTTAAAAGCCCCAGATAGCTTTATAAAAGGTGAGCCTTATTATTTTGATATAGAAGTTTCTGGAAGCTCTATTAAATTTCCTAAGATAGAAAAAATAGATAATTATATTGTAGAGAGTCAAGGTACCTCAAAATCTTTACAAATTATAAACGGTGATTACAACGAAAAGTTAACAAAAAGATTTAAAATAGTTCCATCAGATGATTTTACAATTCCAAAATTTAAATTTATTATTGATGATAAAGAGGTTTATACTGAAGAAAAAACAGTTAGCTTAAGAACTGTGAATAAAACAAATTCAACTAATTTTGATTTAACATTAATACCTTCTAAAGATGAATTATATGTAGGTGAAGATTTAGTTGTAAAATTAATATTTAAATATAAAAGAGATTTGCAAATTACAAATTTAGGTTTTGAAAAACCTCATTTTGAGAACTTTTGGTATAAAAGAATAGAAAATAAAAATGATAGATATGAACAAAATGGTTATATAGTTCAAGAGTTAGATTTTTTACTTTTCCCTCAAAAAAATGGAGAGTTAACTGTTGGGCCACTAAGAGTTGATGCACAAATGATGCAATCAAACAGCTCAACTCCTTTTGGATTTTTTTCTAGTGTCCCAAAAGTGGAAAAGATATATTCAAATAAATTAAGTTTTAATGTAAAAAAGCTTCCTGAAAATACCTCTTTGATTGGAGATTTTAATATATCTGCTAGTGTAAATAAAATAGATATAAAACAAGGGGAATCTGTATCTTTAAAATTAGAGATTAGCGGGGTTGGAAATTTTGATGATATAGAAGATATAAAACTTGATATCCCTAATGCAACTGTTTATGATAATAAGCCTGATGTGAAAACTAAATATTCAGATTTGGGATATGAAGGTACTTATACAAAAGTTTTTTCTATTATTCCTGAAAGTTCAATAACTATTCCAAATATAAAATTAAAATATTTTGATAAAAAAAATAAAAAAATTGTTGAAAAAAGTACTCAAGAGTTTAATATAAAAGTTGAAAAAGCTGAAAAAAAACAAAAAGTTATATTGGAAAAACCAAAAGAAACTAAAGAGCTTACAAAAGAAAAGGTAGTGATAAAAGAAAATATATCTACTGAAGAGAAAATTAAATATTTTATCTTTGGTATAATAGCTACTTTATTAATTTTGGGTTTATATAAACTTGTTACACTTCAAGGCAAGGAAAAGGTATCAAAAGAGACTCCTTTAAATAAACTAATAAAAAGCTCAAAAGATAAAAATGAGTTAATAAAAGTTTTAATTCCATATTTGAAAATTGATTCTACATTAGATAGATTGATTTTTGAGTGTGAAAGTGAAAAAGAGTTTAAGATACTTAAAAAAGAGATTCTTACAAGAATCAAAGAGATTAAATTATAA
- the flhA gene encoding flagellar biosynthesis protein FlhA → MNFKKFFSKDLFVVALFVSILTIIIIPLPKGALDFFLVISLSLSLLILLISLYIQKPADLTTFPTIILILALFRLSLNIATTRSILSEGHNGPEAVSSIISAFGDFVVGGNMVIGIIVFIILVLINFMVVTKGATRVAEVTARFTLDSMPGKQMAIDADLNAGFIDDKQAQIRRKELITEANFYGAMDGSSKFVKGDAVAGIIITLVNLVGGLLIGLFQHDMTVSQSGEIYTILTIGDGLVAQIPALILSTATAIIITRSNMDEDKFANQSVSQLVKDSKSLVLVGIGMVLFGFVPGFPTGILVIMGLLMVFIGYTISMIESEKDNVITRLFSSKKDGKDKIEPSADLKDFKDKKKRSAPDEKKVMEGIMKLEVLELKLGIRLLQLVQGDSELLDKIRGIRKTIASELGFVIPQIRISDDTTLAPNEYQLYLKRIPIAKGRVETNKLLAMGGVPNEKIKGLRVKEPVFNLDATWIEEKQKEEALMKGFTVVDAPTIISTHLSELIKKHSEDIITRQDIVDIVEGLKKDFPIVVEEAMKVTSYGSLLKVCKDLLHEKIPIVDMLTIVEAIADIAEFTKAPDILLEHVRSKLYRLITERFKDNDGTLHIITIKPDIEQQFIGKLQEQHGVSQLMLSIAEINNLVTKTKELMEEIESKGFSKVAMVVDPLLRKRISEIYEKFGLQIAVLSHAELDSKANFAIEGTLAF, encoded by the coding sequence ATGAATTTTAAAAAATTTTTCTCAAAAGACTTATTTGTAGTTGCACTTTTTGTATCTATTTTAACAATTATTATAATACCTCTGCCAAAGGGGGCATTAGATTTTTTCTTAGTTATATCTTTGTCTTTGTCTTTGCTTATTTTATTAATCTCATTATATATTCAAAAGCCAGCAGATTTAACTACATTTCCAACAATAATACTGATATTAGCTCTTTTTAGGCTTTCCCTTAATATTGCAACAACAAGGTCTATTTTAAGTGAAGGGCATAATGGTCCAGAAGCAGTAAGTTCAATAATCTCTGCCTTTGGTGATTTTGTTGTTGGTGGAAATATGGTAATTGGTATTATTGTATTTATTATTCTAGTATTAATTAACTTTATGGTTGTAACTAAAGGTGCAACAAGAGTTGCTGAGGTTACTGCTAGATTTACACTTGATTCAATGCCTGGTAAACAAATGGCAATTGATGCAGATTTAAATGCTGGATTTATTGATGATAAACAAGCTCAAATAAGAAGAAAAGAACTAATTACTGAAGCAAATTTCTATGGAGCTATGGATGGGTCATCAAAGTTTGTAAAGGGTGATGCTGTTGCTGGTATTATTATCACTTTAGTAAACCTTGTTGGGGGACTTTTAATTGGATTATTCCAACATGATATGACTGTATCTCAAAGTGGTGAGATATATACAATTTTGACAATTGGTGATGGTTTAGTAGCTCAAATTCCTGCACTTATTTTATCAACTGCAACAGCAATTATAATTACTAGATCTAATATGGATGAAGATAAATTTGCTAACCAATCAGTTTCTCAATTAGTAAAAGATTCGAAGTCATTAGTATTAGTTGGTATAGGAATGGTACTTTTTGGTTTTGTTCCTGGTTTCCCAACAGGTATCTTAGTGATTATGGGACTTCTAATGGTATTTATTGGATATACAATTAGTATGATTGAGAGTGAAAAAGATAATGTCATTACCAGATTGTTTAGTTCTAAAAAAGATGGTAAAGATAAAATTGAGCCATCAGCTGATTTAAAAGACTTTAAAGATAAAAAGAAAAGATCTGCTCCAGATGAAAAGAAAGTTATGGAAGGGATTATGAAGCTAGAGGTTTTAGAATTAAAACTTGGAATTAGATTGTTACAACTAGTTCAAGGAGACTCTGAACTTTTAGACAAAATTAGAGGTATTAGAAAAACAATTGCAAGTGAATTGGGTTTTGTAATCCCACAAATAAGAATTTCAGATGATACAACACTTGCGCCAAATGAGTATCAACTTTATCTAAAAAGAATCCCTATTGCAAAAGGAAGAGTAGAAACAAATAAACTTCTTGCAATGGGTGGTGTACCAAATGAAAAAATAAAAGGTTTAAGAGTAAAAGAACCAGTATTTAATCTTGATGCAACATGGATTGAAGAGAAACAAAAAGAGGAAGCTTTAATGAAAGGCTTTACAGTTGTTGATGCTCCTACAATAATCTCAACCCATCTATCAGAATTAATTAAAAAACATTCTGAAGATATTATTACTAGACAAGATATTGTAGATATTGTTGAAGGATTAAAAAAAGATTTCCCTATTGTTGTTGAAGAAGCGATGAAAGTTACCTCTTATGGATCATTACTAAAAGTGTGTAAAGATCTATTACATGAAAAAATCCCTATTGTTGATATGTTAACAATAGTTGAGGCAATTGCAGATATTGCTGAGTTTACAAAAGCACCAGATATTCTCCTTGAACATGTAAGAAGTAAATTATACAGACTTATTACAGAAAGGTTTAAAGATAACGATGGAACTTTACATATAATTACAATTAAGCCTGATATTGAACAACAGTTTATAGGAAAACTTCAAGAACAACATGGAGTATCTCAACTTATGCTTTCAATTGCAGAGATTAATAATTTAGTTACTAAAACTAAAGAACTTATGGAAGAGATTGAATCTAAAGGGTTTAGTAAAGTTGCTATGGTTGTAGATCCACTTTTAAGAAAAAGAATTTCGGAAATCTATGAAAAATTTGGGTTGCAAATAGCAGTATTATCCCATGCAGAACTCGACTCTAAAGCAAATTTTGCCATAGAAGGAACATTAGCATTTTGA
- the fliI gene encoding flagellar protein export ATPase FliI → MDIDSIINSIDSANLSIPFGRIVNISSTTIKAKGIEVAVGDIVKIESQSHLYTVLGMVASIESGYFTIVPFSFIDGFRIQDKVYLQKEGLSVKAGYGLLGRVVNALGEPIDEKGKVKDLEESSAINKISMPALERGIINERFSTGVKAIDSMLTSGKGQKVGIFAGSGVGKSTLMGMIVKGCEAQIKVVALIGERGREIPEFIHYNLNDNLENTIIVAATSDESALMRKYGAFTAMAIAEFFRDKGHDVLLMMDSVTRFAMAQREIGLSTGEPPVSRGYPPSVFALLPQLMERAGNNAKGSITAFFTVLVDGDDMNDPIADQSRSILDGHIVLTRDLTEQGFYPPINLLKSASRVMDKVVSDDHYNDFLKLKRILSLIKENEVLVRVGAYKPGMDAELDDALARKEKIREFLTQSMKEQYNFNEIVAKFKEVFK, encoded by the coding sequence ATGGATATAGATTCTATAATAAACAGCATTGATTCGGCTAACTTGTCAATCCCTTTTGGAAGAATTGTAAATATCTCTTCTACAACTATAAAGGCAAAAGGTATAGAGGTTGCTGTTGGAGATATTGTAAAGATTGAGTCTCAATCACATTTGTATACTGTATTAGGAATGGTTGCTTCTATTGAATCAGGATATTTTACTATTGTTCCTTTTTCTTTTATTGATGGTTTTAGAATTCAAGACAAAGTTTATTTACAAAAAGAGGGCTTATCGGTTAAAGCTGGATATGGTCTATTAGGAAGAGTTGTAAATGCTTTGGGAGAACCAATTGATGAAAAAGGAAAAGTTAAAGACTTAGAAGAGAGTTCAGCTATAAATAAAATCTCAATGCCTGCCCTTGAAAGAGGAATTATTAACGAGAGATTTTCAACAGGTGTAAAAGCAATTGATTCTATGTTAACTTCAGGAAAAGGTCAAAAAGTTGGTATTTTTGCTGGTTCTGGTGTGGGAAAATCAACTCTTATGGGAATGATTGTTAAAGGTTGTGAAGCTCAAATAAAAGTTGTTGCATTGATTGGTGAGAGAGGACGTGAGATACCGGAGTTTATCCATTACAATCTTAATGATAACCTTGAAAATACAATTATAGTTGCAGCTACTTCTGATGAATCAGCTTTAATGAGAAAATATGGAGCTTTTACTGCAATGGCTATAGCAGAGTTTTTTAGAGATAAAGGTCATGATGTTCTTTTGATGATGGATTCTGTTACAAGATTTGCTATGGCACAAAGAGAGATTGGTTTAAGTACAGGAGAACCTCCTGTTAGTAGAGGATATCCCCCTTCTGTTTTTGCACTTTTACCTCAATTAATGGAAAGAGCTGGTAATAATGCAAAGGGTTCGATTACTGCTTTTTTTACAGTGTTAGTTGATGGAGATGATATGAATGACCCAATTGCTGACCAAAGTAGGTCAATTCTTGATGGACATATAGTCTTAACAAGAGACTTAACAGAGCAAGGATTTTATCCTCCTATAAATCTTTTGAAATCAGCCTCAAGGGTAATGGATAAAGTGGTGAGTGATGATCATTATAATGATTTTTTAAAGCTAAAAAGGATATTATCTCTCATTAAAGAAAATGAAGTATTAGTAAGAGTTGGTGCATATAAACCAGGTATGGATGCTGAATTAGATGATGCTCTTGCACGAAAAGAAAAAATAAGAGAATTCTTAACTCAAAGTATGAAAGAACAATATAACTTCAATGAAATAGTTGCGAAGTTCAAGGAGGTATTTAAGTGA